Proteins from a genomic interval of Methanomicrobia archaeon:
- a CDS encoding universal stress protein — MYKRIVMIVDSGIETKFVSSYALLIARASNANLYLVPAFDDPEVAANVRKIQSRAEKEGVATEELPIAESVVREVNRLVRDKQMDLIIVVLKGERDGRLFIGTLAQRLMKHAQASVVGVRIVKARPITHHRKLLVPISNRDYHFKERLFLIDTLAKSLDLNVSLFRCIKALGRSFDKAEMEAFFKESEEYLSPFKADLREGDVPTDVRVQVCENATDSILDEAMSGRFDLLLVHALRRNVVKELLGSNEMEEIIRRTPANLLLWKSRD; from the coding sequence ATGTACAAGCGGATTGTCATGATCGTTGATTCCGGGATAGAAACGAAATTTGTCTCGAGTTATGCGCTGTTAATCGCGCGAGCTTCCAATGCGAACTTATATCTCGTGCCCGCGTTTGACGATCCGGAAGTCGCAGCGAACGTACGGAAGATACAGAGCAGAGCAGAAAAGGAAGGGGTAGCAACAGAAGAGCTCCCGATCGCTGAGAGTGTGGTGAGAGAGGTGAATAGACTGGTACGTGACAAGCAGATGGATCTCATCATTGTTGTTCTGAAAGGGGAACGAGATGGCCGGTTATTTATTGGCACCCTTGCCCAGCGGCTGATGAAGCACGCTCAGGCCTCGGTCGTCGGTGTGCGAATCGTCAAGGCGCGACCGATAACGCATCACCGGAAACTGCTTGTACCGATATCCAACAGGGATTATCACTTCAAAGAGCGACTCTTTCTTATTGATACACTCGCGAAGAGCCTGGATCTTAACGTTTCGCTCTTCCGGTGCATCAAAGCGCTGGGCAGGTCGTTTGACAAGGCTGAGATGGAAGCGTTCTTTAAGGAGAGCGAGGAATACCTCTCACCCTTTAAGGCTGATCTCCGTGAAGGCGATGTGCCGACAGACGTTCGCGTGCAGGTCTGCGAGAACGCGACGGATAGTATCCTTGATGAGGCCATGAGTGGTCGCTTTGATCTCCTGCTGGTGCACGCGCTCAGACGAAATGTAGTGAAGGAGCTTTTAGGGAGCAACGAGATGGAGGAGATTATACGAAGAACGCCTGCGAACCTCCTGCTGTGGAAGTCGAGGGATTGA